A genomic stretch from Falco naumanni isolate bFalNau1 chromosome 4, bFalNau1.pat, whole genome shotgun sequence includes:
- the LRRN1 gene encoding leucine-rich repeat neuronal protein 1, whose amino-acid sequence MAKVRVVLTVCQLVLELLMNSLTESSIQSNECPQLCVCEIRPWFTPQSTYREATTVDCNDLRLTKIPSNLSSDTQVLLLQSNNIAKTTDELQQLFNLTELDFSQNNFTSIKDVGLSNLTQLTTLHLEENQITEMTDYCLQDLCNLQELYINHNQISSISANAFSGLKNLLRLHLNSNKLKVIDSRWFDSTPNLEILMIGENPVIGILDMNFKPLSNLRSLVLAGMYLTDIPGNALVGLDSLESLSFYDNKLVKVPQLALEKVPNLKFLDLNKNPIHKIQEGDFKNMLRLKELGINNMGELVSVDRYALDNLPELTKLEATNNPKLSYIHRLAFRNVPALESLMLNNNALNAVYQKTVESLPNLREISIHSNPLRCDCVIHWINSNKTNIRFMEPLSMFCAMPPEYRGQQVKEVLIQDSNEQCLPMISHETFPNHLNLDIGMTVFLDCRAMAEPEPEIYWVTPLGNKVTVESLSDKYKLSSEGTLEISNIQVEDSGRYTCVAQNIEGADTRVATIRVNGTLLDGTQVLKIYVKQAESHSILVSWKVNSNVMTSNLKWSSATMKIDNPHITYTARVPVDVHEYNLTHLQPSTDYEVCLTVSNIHQQTQKSCVNVTTKTAAFALDISDQETSTALAAVMGSMFAVISLASISVYIAKRFKRKNYHHSLKKYMQKTSSIPLNELYPPLINLWEGDSEKDKDGSAETKPTQVDTSRSYYMW is encoded by the coding sequence ATGGCGAAGGTTAGAGTTGTCTTAACTGTTTGCCAGTTGGTGCTAGAATTGTTAATGAATTCATTAACTGAGTCTTCCATACAGAGTAATGAATGTCCACAGCTTTGTGTATGTGAAATCAGGCCATGGTTTACACCACAGTCAACATACAGGGAAGCTACAACAGTTGACTGCAATGACCTTCGATTAACAAAAATCCCCAGCAACCTTTCCAGTGACACTCAAGTCCTCCTGTTACAAAGCAACAATATTGCAAAGACCACAGACGAACTCCAACAGCTGTTTAATTTAACAGAATTGgatttttcacaaaataactTCACAAGTATCAAAGATGTGGGGCTCTCAAATCTCACTCAACTTACTACTTTGCACCTGGAGGAAAACCAGATCACGGAGATGACTGACTACTGCTTGCAAGACCTTTGCAATCTTCAGGAGCTATATATAAATCACAACCAGatcagcagcatttctgcaaatgCCTTCTCTGGCCTGAAGAATCTTTTGAGATTACATCTCAACTCCAACAAACTGAAGGTTATTGACAGCCGTTGGTTTGATTCTACTCCTAACTTAGAGATTCTCATGATCGGTGAAAATCCAGTGATTGGAATACTAGATATGAATTTCAAACCACTCTCAAATTTAAGGAGCCTGGTTTTGGCAGGTATGTATCTCACAGACATTCCTGGCAATGCCTTGGTAGGCTTGGATAGTCTTGAAAGTCTTTCCTTCTATGACAACAAATTGGTAAAAGTTCCTCAGCTTGCACTTGAGAAAGTTCCAAATTTAAAATTCCTGGATCTGAACAAAAATCCGATTCATAAAATCCAAGAAggtgattttaaaaacatgctcaGATTGAAAGAGCTTGGAATCAATAATATGGGAGAACTCGTTTCTGTTGATAGGTATGCGCTTGACAACCTGCCTGAACTTACAAAGCTTGAAGCCACCAACAACCCAAAGCTGTCTTACATACATCGCCTGGCCTTTCGCAACGTTCCTGCCCTGGAGAGCCTGATGCTGAACAACAACGCCTTGAATGCAGTCTACCAAAAGACAGTGGAATCCCTTCCAAACTTGCGCGAGATCAGTATCCACAGTAACCCGCTCAGGTGCGACTGTGTCATTCACTGGATCAACTCCAACAAAACCAATATCCGTTTCATGGAACCTCTCTCCATGTTTTGCGCTATGCCTCCAGAATACAGAGGACAGCAGGTGAAGGAAGTGTTAATACAGGACTCAAATGAACAGTGTCTTCCAATGATCTCTCATGAGACCTTTCCAAATCACTTAAACTTGGACATCGGCATGACAGTGTTTTTAGATTGTCGGGCCATGGCAGAACCTGAGCCAGAAATTTACTGGGTCACTCCTCTCGGCAATAAAGTGACTGTCGAAAGTCTCTCTGACAAATACAAGCTGAGTAGTGAAGGCACCCTGGAAATATCCAACATCCAGGTTGAAGACTCCGGGAGATACACCTGTGTTGCTCAAAACATAGAAGGGGCTGACACGAGGGTCGCTACTATCCGGGTGAACGGAACCCTTTTGGATGGGACCCAGGTTCTGAAAATCTATGTTAAGCAAGCCGAATCACATTCCATCTTAGTTTCTTGGAAAGTTAATTCCAACGTCATGACTTCCAATTTAAAGTGGTCATCAGCCACTATGAAGATCGACAACCCTCACATCACGTACACTGCTAGGGTCCCAGTTGATGTACATGAATACAACCTCACGCATCTACAACCATCTACGGATTATGAAGTGTGTCTAACCGTGTCAAACATCCATCAGCAAACACAGAAGTCCTGCGTCAATGTTACAACAAAAACCGCAGCTTTTGCACTAGACATTTCAGACCAAGAAACCAGCACTGCCCTCGCAGCAGTAATGGGATCCATGTTTGCTGTCATCAGCCTTGCCTCCATTTCTGTTTATATTGCAAAaagatttaagagaaaaaactaCCACCACTCattgaaaaaatatatgcaaaagaCCTCATCAATCCCACTGAATGAGCTCTACCCTCCACTTATTAATCTCTGGGAAGGTGACAGTGAAAAAGACAAGGATGGTTCTGCAGAGACCAAGCCAACCCAAGTTGACACATCCAGAAGCTATTACATGTGGTAA